The genomic interval TGAAGAACGGCTCGCTGCTGGACATGCCGCGCTCGCTGAGCTCGGACAACTTCATGCCGATCATGCACGCCGGCCTCGACAACCTGCCGCTCAGCACCTACCTGATCGGCCAACTGATGCTCAGCCAGGAAGAACGCATCGAGGAGTTGCGCGAGTACTTCCCGGAGGCCAAGGCCGAAGACTGGAAGCTGCTGACCGCCGGCCAGCGCGTCCAGGTCATCAAGAAGGATCCGGAGAAAGGCGGCGTCCTGCAGTTCGGCACCGAGGTCGTGGCCGCCGCGGACGGCAGCATCGCCGCGCTGCTGGGCGCCTCGCCGGGCGCCTCCACCGCCGCGCCGATCATGCTCACCGTGCTGGAGAAGACCTTCAAGGACAAGGTCAAGACCGCCGAGTGGCAGGCCAGGCTGAAGGAAATCATTCCCTCCTACGGCCAGAAGCTCAACGGCAACCTCGAGCTGACCAACAGCGTCCGCGCCATGACCAGCGAGCGCCTGCAGCTGAACTTCATGCCGGTCGAGCCGGAAGCCGCCGAGGTTCAGGTCGAAGCTGCTGCCGCCCAGCCCACCCAGGCGGCGCTGTAAGCCGTCCCGCCCCGACATCCCCCTCGCCCCGAGGGGGATGTTTTTTCGGGCTCCCGAAACAGACACCGTCCCCATCGCCAAGGAACTCCCGATGCGTCCCCTGCATATCCTCCTGATGCTGCTGACCTTCCTCATGGCAGGCCTGCAGCCAGCCCTTGCCGAGCCCGCGCCTGGGCAGACCCGCCTGAAACCCAGGGTCATCTTCTTCGATGTGAACGAAACCCTGCTCGACCTGGAGTCCATGCGCCAGTCCGTCGGCGCGGCCCTGGGCGGCCGGCAGGAGCTGCTGCCGCTGTGGTTCTCGACCATGCTGCACCACTCGCTGGTCGAAAGCGCCACCGAGAACTACCACGACTTCGGCACGGTCGGCACCGCCGCGCTGCTGATGGTGGCCAGGAAGCACGGCATTGCGCTGGGCGAAGAGCAGGCCCGCAATGCGATCGTCACCCCCCTGCTCAGGCTGCCGGCCCACCCCGAGGTGCGTGAAGGCCTGCAGGCGCTGAAGAACCAGGGCTACACCCTGGTCACCCTGACCAACTCCACCCGCCGCGGCGTGCAGACGCAACTCGAAAATGCCGGACTGGCGGACCTGTTCGCCGACAACCTGAGCATCGAGGAGATCAAGCTCTACAAGCCGCACCTGCGCACCTACCGCTGGGCCGCCGAACGGATGGGCGTCAACCCGGAAGAGGCGCTGCTGGTCGCGGCCCACGGCTGGGACATCGCCGGCGCCAAGGCCGCCGGCATGCCGGCGATCTTCGTCGCCCGTCCCGGGCAGACCCTCTATCCGCTGGCCGCCGAGCCCGACCGCACGGTCAGGGACATCCGCGAACTGGCCGAGGTGCTCGACAGCCGCTGAGCGGCGGTCGGGAATAAGGGGTCGAGTCCAGACATTCATGGAATGGAAAGCCGCCCATATTTTACCGACCGGGAATATTTTCTGGCATGGCGCTCCTGCAGCAACCCATATTCCCGATCGGTAAAATCATCTTGCCTTGTGGCTGGCATTGGCCAACACTTTCCCGAACGGGAAAATTCATGACCACTATTCATACCACCCAACAACTGGGCAAGGCTCTGCGCGCGGCCCGCAAGCAACTGGGGCTGACCCAGTCCCAACTGGCGCTGGCAGCCGGCGTCGGCTTGCGCTTCATCGTCGACCTGGAGGCCGGCAAGCCCACGCTGCGGCTGGAAAACAGCCTGCGCGTGATCGAAGCACTGGGCGGCGAAATCAGCCTGAATGGCCTGCCAGCGCCGACCGTGGGCGACGATCATGGCGCATAGGCTCGAGGTCTGGCTGTTTGCCACTCGCATTGGAACCCTGGCCCTGGTCGAGGGCCGACTCACTTTCCAATACGACTCCGATTGGCTGAAGCAGCCGAATGCGGTCGCGCTGTCGTGCTCGCTACCGCTGCAAGCCGAACCGTTCGACGAGCGCAGGACACGACCGTTTTTCGCCGGCCTGCTGCCCGAAGGCCATCTGCGCCGCCTGATCGCCCAGCAGCTCCAGGTATCCAGGCAGAACGACTTCGCCCTTCTGGACCACATCGGTGGCGAGTGTGCTGGAGCCGTCACCTTCCTGGCGCCGGAACAGGCCTTGCCCCAGCCTGCGGACAGCAGCGAGGTCGAGTGGCTGGGCAATACACAGATTATCGCCCTTCTGGACGAGTTGCCTCGCCGCCCCATGCTGGCAGGCCAGGATGGCCTGCGCCTCTCGCTAGCCGGCGCCTAGGACAAGCTTCCGGTGGTGGTCGACGGGGATCGGATAGGACTGCCCCGCAACGGCACGCCAAGCTCGCACATCCTCAAGCCGGCCATTCACTCCGTCGAGGACAGCGTAACCAACGAAGGATTCTGTCTGACACTGGCCGAAGTCATGCAACTGCGGCCCGCCCGCTCGACGATTCGCTCGATTCG from Azotobacter salinestris carries:
- a CDS encoding haloacid dehalogenase type II, which translates into the protein MRPLHILLMLLTFLMAGLQPALAEPAPGQTRLKPRVIFFDVNETLLDLESMRQSVGAALGGRQELLPLWFSTMLHHSLVESATENYHDFGTVGTAALLMVARKHGIALGEEQARNAIVTPLLRLPAHPEVREGLQALKNQGYTLVTLTNSTRRGVQTQLENAGLADLFADNLSIEEIKLYKPHLRTYRWAAERMGVNPEEALLVAAHGWDIAGAKAAGMPAIFVARPGQTLYPLAAEPDRTVRDIRELAEVLDSR
- a CDS encoding helix-turn-helix transcriptional regulator gives rise to the protein MTTIHTTQQLGKALRAARKQLGLTQSQLALAAGVGLRFIVDLEAGKPTLRLENSLRVIEALGGEISLNGLPAPTVGDDHGA
- a CDS encoding HipA N-terminal domain-containing protein — translated: MAHRLEVWLFATRIGTLALVEGRLTFQYDSDWLKQPNAVALSCSLPLQAEPFDERRTRPFFAGLLPEGHLRRLIAQQLQVSRQNDFALLDHIGGECAGAVTFLAPEQALPQPADSSEVEWLGNTQIIALLDELPRRPMLAGQDGLRLSLAGA